From Qingrenia yutianensis, one genomic window encodes:
- a CDS encoding IS110 family RNA-guided transposase: MIFIGIDVAKDKHDCFVISSDGEVLFDVFTISNTLYGFNDLLAKIKSVSSDLSKVKVGLEATGHYSYNLLGFLLDNGLPTYVLNPLHTNIYRKSLSLRKTKTDKVDARTITSMLMSCVDLKPYTRALYHNEELKSLTRYRFDKVSERAKLKSSVSRLVTILFPELEKLVPTLHMVSVYALLSEFPSAKHIANASLTRLTNLLYTVSKGHYDKDTAIRFREAARNSIGSVMPAKSLELKHTIKLIGELDYEISEIEAEIELIVDSLGTTILTIPGIGYATAASILAEVGDFSNFETPDKILAFAGMSPSTYQSGQLTNCYAHMEKRGSKYLRFALYNATKYVCKWDSNFAAYLAKKRSEGKHYNVAISHAAKKSVRLIFALEKSRLPYVPAV; this comes from the coding sequence ATGATTTTTATTGGTATTGATGTAGCTAAGGACAAGCACGATTGTTTTGTTATCAGTTCTGACGGTGAGGTGTTATTTGATGTGTTCACTATCTCTAACACTCTTTACGGCTTCAATGACCTACTTGCAAAAATCAAGTCAGTTTCGTCTGATTTGAGTAAAGTAAAAGTAGGACTTGAAGCCACAGGACATTACAGTTACAATCTGCTCGGATTTTTACTTGACAATGGTCTTCCCACCTATGTCTTAAATCCTCTGCACACCAATATCTACCGCAAAAGTCTGTCCCTGAGAAAAACTAAAACAGACAAGGTAGATGCTCGCACAATTACTTCTATGTTAATGTCTTGCGTAGACCTCAAGCCCTACACAAGAGCATTATACCACAATGAAGAACTAAAGTCACTAACCAGATACAGATTTGATAAAGTTTCAGAGCGAGCCAAACTGAAATCTTCTGTATCAAGACTTGTTACAATTCTTTTTCCGGAACTTGAAAAGTTAGTTCCGACATTACATATGGTTTCCGTATACGCACTCCTTTCAGAGTTCCCATCAGCTAAACATATCGCTAATGCAAGCCTTACAAGACTAACTAATCTGTTATACACTGTTTCTAAAGGACATTACGACAAAGATACTGCTATTCGCTTTCGTGAAGCTGCAAGAAACTCTATCGGCTCTGTTATGCCTGCTAAATCTCTTGAATTAAAGCATACAATCAAGTTAATAGGTGAACTTGATTATGAAATCTCCGAGATAGAAGCAGAGATTGAACTGATTGTAGACAGTTTGGGAACTACCATATTAACCATTCCCGGTATTGGTTATGCAACAGCCGCTTCAATCCTTGCAGAAGTTGGTGATTTTTCAAATTTTGAAACACCTGATAAAATACTTGCTTTTGCAGGAATGTCACCGTCTACATATCAATCGGGACAACTTACAAACTGTTATGCACATATGGAAAAGCGTGGTTCTAAATACTTGCGATTCGCTCTCTACAATGCTACAAAATATGTTTGTAAGTGGGATAGTAACTTTGCCGCCTATCTTGCTAAGAAGCGTTCTGAGGGCAAGCATTACAATGTTGCCATATCTCACGCCGCAAAGAAGTCAGTAAGATTGATTTTTGCTTTAGAAAAATCTCGATTACCTTATGTGCCTGCTGTATAA
- a CDS encoding ThuA domain-containing protein — MINVTIFNEFLHEQNQQDAKDMYPKGIHNTITEFLGEEADINVRTITLYDENLEIIPDCGITKELLDDTDVMIWWGHMAHDKVSDLAAAYVRNAVHEGMGIIFLHSGHHSKPFKLLMGTSGNLSWREDGDMERLWVIDPSHPIAQGIDRYIELEHEETYAEPFDIPTPDRLVFGAWYEGGEIFRGGCCFKRGNGNIFYFQPGHETYGSFYNKDVRRVIKNAVRWANPQYRAALSCPKIEKIK; from the coding sequence ATGATTAACGTAACAATATTTAACGAATTTTTACACGAACAAAACCAGCAGGATGCAAAGGATATGTATCCGAAAGGCATACATAACACAATCACTGAATTTCTCGGCGAAGAAGCGGATATAAATGTTCGTACCATCACTTTGTATGACGAAAATTTAGAAATTATCCCCGACTGCGGAATTACAAAGGAGCTTCTTGATGATACCGATGTAATGATTTGGTGGGGACATATGGCGCACGACAAGGTTTCCGATTTGGCGGCTGCATATGTCAGAAACGCAGTTCACGAGGGAATGGGAATAATATTTCTCCATTCCGGACATCATTCAAAACCGTTCAAGCTTTTGATGGGAACCTCCGGAAATCTTTCGTGGCGCGAGGACGGCGATATGGAAAGATTATGGGTTATTGATCCGTCACACCCGATTGCACAGGGAATAGACCGATACATTGAATTGGAGCACGAGGAAACCTATGCCGAGCCGTTTGATATTCCGACCCCGGACAGATTGGTATTCGGTGCGTGGTACGAAGGCGGCGAAATATTCAGAGGAGGCTGCTGCTTTAAAAGAGGAAACGGAAATATATTTTATTTTCAGCCCGGACACGAAACATACGGCTCATTTTATAACAAGGATGTTCGGCGCGTAATTAAAAATGCGGTAAGATGGGCAAATCCGCAATACCGTGCTGCATTGTCCTGTCCTAAAATCGAAAAAATAAAATAG